One window of Xanthomonas sp. 10-10 genomic DNA carries:
- the hisIE gene encoding bifunctional phosphoribosyl-AMP cyclohydrolase/phosphoribosyl-ATP diphosphatase HisIE: protein MGSDTVATDDALQALDWSKGDGLLPVVVQDADNLRVLMLGYMNAEALAVTQQGGNVTFFSRSKQRLWTKGESSGNVLRVVSIEADCDADTLLVLARPHGPTCHLGRTSCFPSAPGQFLGSLDALIATRERERPHGSYTTKLFEQGIRRIAQKVGEEGVETALAGVVQGDAELLGESADLLYHLIVLLRARGLGLTDAVALLESRHK from the coding sequence ATGGGCAGTGACACCGTGGCAACCGACGACGCGCTGCAGGCGCTGGACTGGAGCAAGGGCGACGGCTTGCTGCCGGTCGTCGTGCAGGACGCCGACAACCTGCGCGTGCTGATGCTGGGCTACATGAACGCCGAGGCCTTGGCAGTAACGCAGCAGGGCGGCAATGTCACCTTCTTCAGCCGCAGCAAGCAGCGTCTGTGGACCAAGGGCGAGAGCTCGGGCAACGTGCTGCGCGTGGTCTCCATCGAGGCCGACTGCGATGCCGATACACTGCTGGTGCTGGCGCGTCCGCACGGGCCAACCTGTCATCTGGGCCGCACCAGTTGTTTTCCGAGCGCGCCTGGTCAGTTCCTCGGTAGCCTGGATGCTTTGATCGCCACGCGCGAGCGCGAGCGCCCGCATGGCAGCTACACCACCAAACTGTTCGAACAAGGCATCCGCCGCATTGCGCAGAAGGTGGGCGAAGAGGGCGTGGAAACCGCACTGGCCGGTGTGGTGCAAGGCGATGCGGAACTGCTCGGCGAATCGGCCGATCTGCTGTATCACCTGATCGTGCTGCTGCGCGCACGCGGCCTTGGCCTGACCGATGCGGTGGCCCTGCTGGAGTCGCGACACAAGTAA
- a CDS encoding calcineurin-like phosphoesterase family protein, protein MQLRFALLVLVGFGGSAYARDAVVDGIVYEERDGRAGRAADEPGLADVAVSNGEQIVRTNAQGRYRLPVRDGQTVFVIKPGDRRFVPTADGLPGFWRHYAPRGSAKHKYRGIAATGRKTHDWDFALTPRAEASGAGFDMLVFADSQTASLTDVGYYQRDIVAPLVGKTAARLGTTLGDIVSDDLSLYPALNKVTTQLGVPWFHVPGNHDLNIDAGDDLQSLDSWRAVYGPDTYAVEEANASFVFVDDVIYMPGGKPAYVGGLREDQFVFLQSYLAQLPRNRLLVLGMHIPLFDAAPGQETFRHADRSRLFALLSEFPHVLVLSAHSHTQRQVDHGADEGWQGARPLHEYNVGAACGAFWSGVKDADGIPDATMSDGTPNGYAVLKVAPSGDYTLAYHVARAADDVQLSLSAPKVLRQGAYPAWGVYANVFMGQDTTVVESRIDGGPWQAMKRVERADPGLLAENARDDAAPGLRGYDRSPEATVSTHLWRSALPTTLEVGEHAIEVRATLPTGQYSARTVYRLQRADP, encoded by the coding sequence ATGCAGCTTCGCTTCGCTCTTCTAGTCCTGGTGGGGTTCGGCGGCAGCGCCTATGCGCGCGATGCGGTGGTCGATGGCATCGTCTACGAAGAGCGCGACGGGCGTGCCGGCCGCGCTGCCGATGAGCCCGGCCTTGCCGATGTGGCGGTGTCCAACGGCGAGCAGATCGTGCGTACCAATGCGCAGGGCCGCTACCGCCTGCCGGTGCGCGACGGGCAGACGGTGTTCGTGATCAAGCCGGGCGATCGCCGGTTTGTGCCAACCGCTGACGGATTGCCGGGGTTCTGGCGACATTACGCACCGCGCGGCTCTGCCAAGCACAAATACCGCGGCATCGCCGCCACTGGCCGCAAGACGCACGACTGGGATTTTGCGCTGACGCCGCGTGCGGAGGCGTCGGGCGCCGGGTTCGACATGCTGGTATTCGCCGACAGCCAGACCGCCAGCCTGACCGATGTGGGCTACTACCAGCGCGATATCGTGGCGCCGCTGGTCGGCAAGACTGCCGCCCGGCTCGGCACCACGCTGGGCGACATCGTCAGCGACGATCTGAGCCTGTATCCGGCCTTGAACAAGGTCACCACGCAGCTTGGCGTGCCGTGGTTCCATGTGCCCGGCAATCACGATCTCAATATCGATGCCGGCGACGACCTGCAGTCGCTCGACAGCTGGCGTGCGGTGTACGGGCCGGACACTTACGCGGTGGAAGAAGCCAATGCCAGTTTCGTGTTTGTGGACGATGTGATCTACATGCCGGGCGGCAAGCCGGCGTATGTGGGTGGTCTGCGCGAGGACCAGTTCGTGTTTCTGCAGAGCTATCTGGCGCAGCTGCCGCGCAATCGCCTGCTGGTGCTGGGCATGCATATTCCGTTGTTCGATGCGGCCCCGGGGCAGGAGACCTTCCGGCACGCCGACCGCAGCCGGCTGTTCGCGCTGCTGAGCGAGTTCCCGCATGTGCTGGTGCTCAGCGCGCACAGCCATACGCAGCGGCAGGTGGATCATGGCGCGGACGAAGGCTGGCAGGGCGCGCGCCCGCTGCACGAATACAATGTCGGTGCGGCCTGCGGTGCGTTCTGGTCCGGGGTCAAGGATGCCGACGGCATTCCCGATGCGACGATGAGCGACGGCACGCCCAACGGGTATGCGGTGCTGAAGGTTGCGCCCAGCGGCGACTACACGCTGGCCTATCACGTCGCACGCGCGGCCGACGATGTGCAGTTGTCGCTGTCTGCGCCCAAGGTGCTGAGGCAGGGCGCGTATCCGGCCTGGGGGGTGTACGCAAACGTGTTCATGGGGCAGGACACCACCGTGGTGGAGTCGCGTATCGACGGTGGGCCGTGGCAGGCGATGAAGCGTGTCGAGCGCGCGGACCCGGGCCTGCTTGCGGAGAACGCGCGCGACGATGCAGCGCCCGGGCTGCGTGGTTACGACCGCTCGCCCGAGGCCACCGTGTCGACGCATCTGTGGCGTAGCGCGTTGCCCACCACGCTCGAGGTTGGCGAACATGCGATCGAGGTACGCGCTACGTTGCCGACAGGGCAGTACAGCGCACGCACGGTGTACCGCCTGCAGCGTGCCGACCCTTGA
- the hisF gene encoding imidazole glycerol phosphate synthase subunit HisF codes for MLSRRIIPCLDVRDGRVVKGVKFRDHIDMGDIVELALRYRAQGADELVFYDIGASPEGRSVDYTWVERVARLIDIPFCVAGGIRDVETARAVLHAGADKISINSPALGRPQLISELADAFGVQCVVVGIDSIREQDGQWRVRRYTGDPSKTQALPMRTLDWVAEAQRLGAGEIVLNCMDNDGVRRGYDIAQLRQVRALCRVPLIASGGAGQMQHFADVFDQADVDGALAASVFHSGAIPIPELKQFLRAQQIEVRDGQ; via the coding sequence ATGTTGAGCCGTCGCATCATCCCGTGCCTGGACGTGCGCGATGGGCGCGTGGTCAAGGGCGTCAAGTTCCGCGACCACATCGACATGGGCGACATCGTCGAACTCGCATTGCGTTATCGCGCGCAGGGCGCCGATGAGCTGGTCTTCTACGACATCGGCGCCAGCCCGGAAGGGCGTTCGGTCGATTACACCTGGGTCGAGCGCGTGGCGCGGCTGATCGACATTCCGTTCTGCGTGGCCGGCGGCATTCGGGATGTCGAAACCGCGCGTGCGGTGCTGCATGCCGGTGCCGACAAGATTTCCATCAATTCCCCGGCGCTGGGCCGCCCGCAACTGATCTCCGAACTGGCCGATGCCTTCGGGGTGCAGTGCGTGGTGGTCGGCATCGATTCCATTCGCGAACAAGACGGCCAATGGCGGGTGCGTCGCTACACCGGCGACCCCAGCAAGACCCAGGCGCTGCCGATGCGCACGCTGGATTGGGTGGCCGAAGCGCAGCGTCTGGGCGCAGGTGAGATCGTGCTCAATTGCATGGACAACGACGGCGTGCGGCGCGGCTACGATATCGCGCAGTTGCGCCAGGTGCGTGCGCTGTGTCGCGTGCCGTTGATCGCCTCCGGCGGTGCAGGGCAGATGCAGCATTTTGCCGATGTGTTCGACCAGGCCGATGTGGATGGCGCCCTGGCCGCCAGCGTGTTCCATAGCGGCGCGATTCCGATCCCGGAACTCAAGCAATTCCTGCGTGCGCAACAGATCGAGGTACGTGATGGGCAGTGA